In Nitrosophilus alvini, the following are encoded in one genomic region:
- the gltX gene encoding glutamate--tRNA ligase produces the protein MVVTRFAPSPTGYLHIGGLRTALFNYLWARKNSGKFILRIEDTDLSRNSEEATKAILKAFDWVGLEYDGDVAYQSKRFDIYKRYIQKLLDEGKAYYCYMTKEELDALREEQMAKKERPRYDRRYRDFTGTPPKDVKPVVRIKAPLEGEMVFEDGVKGTIAITAEELDDFIIARSDGTPTYNFVVAVDDALMGVTEVIRGDDHLYNTPKQILVYEALGFDIPKFYHVPMICNEQGKKLSKRDGALDVMAYKEMGFLPEALLNFLVRLGWSYGDQEIFSKEEMIELFDPKDINKSASSYNLDKLLWLNSHYIKNSSNERLSKLLEDFGIYLLGHDKREIILDAVKERAKTIKELAEQIKMILEDPREYDEKGVKKAIKGEWKDILKGFEKELQDAQELHLPSDYHKIMEKYLNEKNIGFGKLGQPLRLALVGKLTGPGLDEIMSIIGKEETVKRIEMLIKKFENG, from the coding sequence ACTGCACTTTTTAACTATCTTTGGGCGAGAAAAAACAGTGGAAAATTTATATTAAGAATAGAAGATACCGACCTTTCAAGAAATTCAGAAGAGGCTACAAAAGCCATACTCAAAGCGTTTGACTGGGTGGGACTTGAATATGATGGTGATGTTGCCTATCAGTCAAAAAGATTTGATATATATAAAAGATATATACAAAAACTGCTAGATGAGGGGAAAGCATACTACTGCTATATGACAAAAGAGGAGCTGGATGCTTTAAGAGAAGAGCAGATGGCAAAAAAAGAGAGACCCAGATACGACAGAAGATACAGGGACTTTACAGGTACTCCTCCAAAAGATGTGAAACCGGTTGTCAGGATAAAAGCGCCTCTTGAAGGTGAGATGGTTTTTGAAGATGGCGTGAAAGGGACTATTGCCATTACGGCAGAAGAATTGGATGATTTTATCATAGCAAGAAGTGACGGAACCCCCACTTATAATTTTGTGGTGGCAGTTGATGACGCTTTGATGGGAGTGACAGAGGTTATAAGAGGAGATGATCATCTATATAATACACCCAAGCAGATACTTGTATATGAAGCTTTGGGTTTTGATATTCCAAAATTTTATCATGTACCGATGATTTGCAACGAACAGGGCAAAAAGCTCTCAAAAAGAGACGGGGCACTTGATGTAATGGCATACAAAGAGATGGGTTTTCTGCCTGAGGCGCTTCTCAATTTTCTTGTAAGACTCGGATGGAGTTACGGTGATCAGGAGATATTCAGCAAAGAAGAGATGATAGAGCTTTTTGACCCGAAAGATATAAACAAATCGGCTTCTAGTTACAATCTTGACAAGCTTTTGTGGCTTAACTCACACTATATTAAAAACTCTTCCAATGAAAGACTGTCGAAACTTTTGGAAGATTTTGGCATATACCTTTTGGGGCATGATAAAAGAGAAATTATCCTCGATGCCGTAAAAGAGAGGGCAAAGACGATAAAAGAGCTTGCCGAGCAGATAAAGATGATACTGGAAGACCCCAGAGAATATGATGAAAAAGGTGTAAAAAAGGCGATAAAGGGCGAATGGAAAGATATTTTGAAAGGATTTGAAAAAGAGCTTCAAGATGCACAGGAGCTTCATCTTCCAAGCGACTATCATAAAATTATGGAAAAATATCTCAACGAAAAAAACATAGGATTTGGAAAACTGGGACAGCCTTTAAGACTGGCTCTTGTAGGAAAGCTGACGGGTCCCGGGCTTGATGAGATTATGTCTATAATCGGGAAAGAGGAGACTGTAAAGAGAATAGAGATGCTGATAAAAAAGTTTGAAAATGGATGA